From the genome of Spinacia oleracea cultivar Varoflay chromosome 2, BTI_SOV_V1, whole genome shotgun sequence, one region includes:
- the LOC110776366 gene encoding UDP-galactose/UDP-glucose transporter 4: protein MKNNNEEQVRSLFGISLTSRPKWHQFLICSSGFFFGYLINGICEEYVYNRLKFSYGWYFTFIQGFVYLALIYMNGFTTKQMVNPWKTYVKLSAVLMGSHGLTKGSLAFLNYPAQIMFKSTKVLPVMIMGAFIPGLRRKYPPSEYLSALLLVVGLILFTLADAQTSPNFSMIGVMMISGALIMDSFLGNLQEAIFTMNPETTQMEMLFCSTVVGLPMLIPPMILTGELFRAWTSCYQHPYVYAVLIFEAMATFIGQVSVLSLIALFGAATTAMVTTARKAVTLLLSYLLFTKPLTEQHGTGLLLITMGIVIKLLPDHKPQKRIPKPTEVGKIEKPSKEEEMKRLINEDDQERRQVV from the exons ATGAAAAACAACAATGAAGAACAAGTAAGGTCTCTTTTCGGAATCAGTTTAACAAGCAGACCAAAGTGGCATCAATTCCTCATTTGCTCTTCTGGGTTTTTCTTCGGTTACCTCATCAATGGCATCTGCGAG GAATATGTATACAACAGGCTTAAATTTAG CTATGGTTGGTACTTCACATTTATTCAGGGGTTTGTGTATTTAGCATTAATATACATGAATGGCTTTACAACAAAGCAAATGGTGAATCCATGGAAGACTTATGTGAAGCTTTCAGCTGTTCTTATGGGTTCTCATGGACTTACTAAAGGATCCTTGGCTTTTCTTAATTACCCTGCTCAAATTATGTTCAAGTCAACTAAG GTTTTACCAGTCATGATAATGGGTGCATTCATCCCGGGCTTAAGAAGAAAATACCCTCCATCTGAGTATTTATCAGCATTGCTTTTGGTGGTGGGTTTGATACTCTTCACTTTAGCAGATGCTCAAACATCTCCAAACTTTAGTATGATTGGTGTTATGATGATTAGTGGTGCTCTAATCATGGACTCCTTCCTCGGAAATTTGCAAGAAGCGATCTTCACCATGAATCCCGAAACCACTCAG ATGGAGATGTTATTTTGCTCAACGGTTGTTGGGTTGCCAATGTTGATACCACCCATGATTCTGACAGGAGAATTGTTCAGAGCATGGACTTCGTGTTATCAG CATCCCTATGTGTATGctgtgttgatttttgaagccATGGCCACCTTTATTGGTCAAGTGTCTGTCTTATCTCTCATTGCATTGTTTGGTGCTGCTACGACAGCTATG GTGACAACAGCAAGAAAGGCAGTGACATTGCTGCTATCTTACTTGCTCTTCACAAAGCCTTTAACCGAACAGCACGGAACAGGGCTGTTGTTGATCACCATGGGAATCGTAATAAAGCTATTACCTGATCACAAACCCCAGAAAAGAATCCCAAAACCAACCGAAGTCGGTAAGATCGAAAAACCATCGAAAGAAGaggagatgaagcggttgatTAACGAAGATGATCAAGAAAGAAGGCAGGTGGTTTGA